Below is a genomic region from Chloroflexota bacterium.
CGCCGTGGACGAGGGGGAGATCTTCGGCTTCCTGGGCCCGAACGGGGCCGGTAAGACCACCACGATTCGCTTGCTCACCGGCCAACTGCGCCCCACGACGGGCCGCGCCCGTGTGGCCGGCTGCGACGTGGTGCGCGAACGGGAACATCTCAAGCCCCACATCGGCGTGGTCTTCGAGTACCAGAACCTCTACGAACGGATGTCGGGCCGGGAGAACCTGGTCTTCAGCGCCCGGCTCTACGGCGTGGATGGACGGCGAGTGGAGGAAGCGCTGGAGCAGGTGGGTCTGCGAGAGCGGGCGAACGATCCCGTGGCGCGTTACTCCAACGGCATGAAGCAGCGCCTGCTCATCGCCCGGGCCTTACTCCATCGCCCCCGCGTGCTCTTCCTGGACGAGCCCACCAAAGGGCTGGATCCGAATGTGGCGCGGGAACTCCGCCGCTTGGTAGCCGAGTTGGCCGATCAGGGAA
It encodes:
- a CDS encoding ABC transporter ATP-binding protein, whose translation is MNAIEAEDLTRTFNGLRAVDHLTFAVDEGEIFGFLGPNGAGKTTTIRLLTGQLRPTTGRARVAGCDVVREREHLKPHIGVVFEYQNLYERMSGRENLVFSARLYGVDGRRVEEALEQVGLRERANDPVARYSNGMKQRLLIARALLHRPRVLFLDEPTKGLDPNVARELRRLVAELADQGMTVFLTTHYMEEADQLCGRVAFLDRGRIVALDTPAHLKVAYGQPLLKVTLDDGERLSLALDDPADGRRLGELAAAGRILTAHSAEATLEDVFIRLTGRRLAE